From a region of the Candidatus Desulfofervidus auxilii genome:
- the xerD gene encoding site-specific tyrosine recombinase XerD — MEYELIDEFYRFLLLERGFSQHTIAAYATDLSKFLSFLQEKGIKSLLHVQPKEINEFIYWLSKKNLSPRSRARILSGIKTFFRFLVFTKRLSSNPAALAETPKFPKKLPQVLSLEEVERLLEQPDTTTIRGLRDKAMLELLYATGLRISELVRLKLNQINLEAGYIIIMGKGAKERLVPIGSKAINALNIYLEKARYILSNSPSNPYLFIGYQGKPITRQAFWEIIKRYAIQAGIEKSISPHTLRHSFATHLLERGADLRSVQTMLGHASITTTEIYTHITKTHLKETYVRFHPRAK, encoded by the coding sequence ATGGAATATGAATTAATTGATGAATTTTATCGTTTTTTGTTATTAGAGCGGGGCTTTTCCCAACATACAATTGCTGCTTATGCAACAGATTTAAGTAAATTTCTCTCTTTTCTTCAAGAAAAGGGTATTAAGAGTTTACTTCATGTTCAACCAAAAGAAATTAATGAATTTATATATTGGTTAAGTAAAAAAAACCTCTCTCCACGTAGTCGTGCAAGGATATTGTCTGGCATAAAAACATTTTTTCGTTTTCTTGTATTTACAAAGCGCTTATCATCAAATCCAGCTGCTTTAGCAGAAACACCAAAATTTCCAAAAAAATTGCCTCAAGTATTGAGTTTAGAAGAAGTTGAAAGACTTTTAGAACAGCCTGATACAACTACTATACGCGGTTTGAGAGATAAAGCTATGCTTGAATTGCTTTATGCCACTGGATTACGTATTTCAGAACTTGTAAGATTAAAACTAAATCAAATAAATCTTGAAGCAGGCTATATTATTATAATGGGCAAAGGAGCAAAAGAAAGATTGGTTCCCATTGGTAGTAAAGCTATAAATGCATTGAATATTTATTTAGAAAAAGCACGTTATATCTTATCAAATTCTCCTTCAAATCCATATTTATTTATTGGCTATCAAGGAAAACCTATTACAAGGCAAGCATTTTGGGAAATTATAAAGCGTTATGCTATACAGGCAGGTATTGAAAAATCCATTAGCCCTCATACATTAAGACATTCCTTTGCCACACATCTTTTAGAAAGAGGGGCAGATTTAAGATCTGTTCAAACTATGTTAGGACATGCCTCTATAACTACTACTGAAATTTATACTCATATTACTAAAACTCATTTAAAGGAAACTTATGTCCGTTTCCACCCACGTGCAAAATAA
- a CDS encoding patatin-like phospholipase family protein, whose protein sequence is MVKLFIKFWKKPKIGLALSGGAARGLAHIGVLKALEEMNIKIDFIAGTSMGALIGALYASGLSAKEIEKLALEIGFKKMLRLFISIPSSTGLISGKNIENYLISIIGDIDFSKLKIPFLAVATDIETGKVVKLNKGSVIKAIRASIAIPGIFSPIEWNNHLLVDGGVTTPLPIGLVKEMGANKVIAVNVIPRSLKIEHSTQEWSLINIIMQSLLILENVLIEIEIKKQKPDYLIEPDVASIGVFDFHRGKEAIEIGYEAAKAVFKK, encoded by the coding sequence TTGGTAAAATTATTCATTAAATTTTGGAAAAAGCCAAAAATAGGTTTAGCATTAAGTGGAGGAGCAGCTAGAGGATTAGCCCATATTGGGGTATTAAAAGCTTTAGAAGAAATGAATATCAAAATAGACTTTATTGCTGGCACAAGTATGGGTGCATTGATTGGTGCCCTTTATGCTTCAGGTTTAAGTGCTAAAGAAATAGAAAAATTGGCTTTAGAAATTGGTTTTAAAAAAATGTTGCGTCTTTTTATCTCAATCCCTTCTTCAACTGGTTTAATATCTGGAAAAAATATAGAAAACTATTTAATCAGTATTATTGGAGATATTGATTTTTCTAAACTTAAAATCCCCTTTTTGGCTGTAGCTACTGATATTGAAACTGGAAAGGTGGTAAAGTTAAACAAAGGTTCAGTAATTAAAGCAATTAGGGCAAGCATTGCCATTCCTGGTATATTTTCTCCAATAGAATGGAATAATCATCTATTAGTAGATGGAGGAGTGACAACACCTCTTCCCATTGGTCTAGTAAAAGAAATGGGAGCAAATAAGGTTATTGCAGTTAATGTTATACCACGTTCATTAAAAATAGAACATTCAACACAAGAGTGGAGTTTAATTAACATTATCATGCAAAGTCTTTTAATTTTAGAAAATGTGCTTATAGAAATAGAAATAAAAAAACAAAAGCCAGATTATTTAATTGAACCAGATGTAGCTTCCATTGGTGTATTTGATTTCCATCGAGGAAAAGAAGCAATTGAAATTGGATATGAAGCAGCTAAGGCTGTTTTTAAAAAGTGA
- the lepB gene encoding signal peptidase I: protein MERVKKQKAKLREWAESILIAIVLALFIRSFIVQAFKIPSGSMIPTLLVGDHILVCKFIYGIKIPFINKTIVEFKDPQREDVIVFIYPVDRSKDFIKRVIGLPGDKIEIRNKKVFINDKPYPDPHAYFTDERIYPGDVFPRDNFGPVIVPPHKYFVLGDNRDSSHDSRFWGFVDRDDILGKAFIIYWSWERPFYNIRWSRIGKIIH from the coding sequence TTGGAAAGAGTAAAAAAACAAAAAGCAAAACTTCGTGAATGGGCAGAATCTATTCTTATTGCTATAGTACTTGCCCTTTTTATCCGCTCTTTCATTGTTCAGGCCTTTAAAATACCTTCTGGCTCTATGATTCCTACTTTACTTGTAGGGGATCATATCCTTGTATGCAAATTTATTTATGGTATTAAGATTCCTTTTATAAACAAAACCATAGTGGAGTTTAAAGATCCTCAACGTGAGGATGTAATTGTTTTTATCTATCCTGTTGATCGGAGTAAGGATTTTATCAAAAGGGTTATTGGATTGCCTGGTGATAAGATTGAAATTAGAAATAAAAAGGTATTTATTAATGACAAACCCTATCCTGATCCCCATGCCTATTTTACTGATGAACGCATTTATCCAGGTGATGTCTTTCCTAGAGACAATTTTGGCCCAGTTATAGTACCACCTCACAAATACTTTGTTTTGGGAGACAATCGCGATTCTAGCCATGATAGCCGTTTTTGGGGTTTTGTAGACAGAGATGATATCTTAGGAAAAGCATTTATTATTTATTGGTCTTGGGAAAGACCATTTTACAACATTAGATGGTCAAGAATTGGTAAAATTATTCATTAA
- the lepA gene encoding translation elongation factor 4, whose protein sequence is MKVKNIRNFCIIAHIDHGKSTLADRILELTKAVPPEKMKEQFLDQMDLERERGITIKAQTVRLQYKAEDGKDYILNLIDTPGHVDFTYEVSRSLAACEGAILLVDAVQGVEAQTVTNAYLAVEEGLEIIPVINKIDLPNADPERVKKEIEEVLGLNTSEVILTSAKKGIGTKEVLEAVVKRIPPPIGNIEMPLQALIFDSWFDPFQGVVVLIRVVNGVIRLGMKIKLMSSQKIYEVSEIGVFTPWQKPVNQLGPGEVGYVKAGIKTIQDARIGDTITSATKPAEKPLPGFKLVKPVVFAGFYPSDPKEYEDLKEALIKLNLNDSAFVFEPETSAALGYGFRCGFLGMLHMEIVQERLEREFNLSVISTSPSVVYKVELTDGKTIEVDNPAKLPSPVKIKRILEPIVKAEIHVPLEFLGNIIRLCEERRGRQIEMKFISEKHVILIYELPFAEILTDFYDRLKSLSRGYASFDYEIIGYKESPLIKLDILINGQPVDALSLIVHKEKAYYQGKKLVERLRDLIPRQLFEVIIQAAIGGRIIARERIPPLRKDVTAKCYGGDVTRKRKLLEKQKEGKKRLKQLGLVTIPQEAFLTVFSRERG, encoded by the coding sequence ATGAAAGTGAAAAATATTAGAAATTTCTGCATAATCGCTCACATAGACCACGGTAAATCTACTTTGGCAGATAGAATTTTAGAGCTTACTAAAGCTGTACCTCCTGAAAAGATGAAGGAACAATTTTTAGATCAAATGGATTTAGAAAGAGAAAGAGGAATTACCATAAAGGCTCAAACTGTCCGTCTTCAATATAAAGCAGAAGATGGTAAAGATTATATATTAAATCTTATTGATACACCAGGACATGTAGATTTTACCTATGAAGTCTCTCGTAGTCTTGCTGCCTGTGAAGGAGCTATCCTTTTAGTAGATGCAGTTCAAGGAGTAGAAGCACAGACAGTAACAAATGCTTATCTTGCAGTAGAAGAGGGGCTTGAGATTATACCAGTAATTAATAAGATTGATTTACCTAATGCAGACCCTGAAAGAGTCAAAAAAGAGATTGAAGAAGTTTTAGGTCTTAATACCTCTGAAGTCATCCTTACTAGCGCTAAAAAAGGAATTGGTACAAAGGAAGTACTTGAAGCAGTTGTAAAACGTATCCCTCCTCCTATTGGAAATATAGAAATGCCTTTACAAGCACTTATTTTTGACTCTTGGTTTGATCCATTTCAAGGGGTTGTTGTCCTTATTCGAGTAGTTAATGGTGTTATTAGATTAGGCATGAAGATTAAATTAATGTCATCTCAAAAGATTTATGAAGTTAGTGAAATCGGTGTATTTACTCCTTGGCAAAAACCTGTCAATCAATTAGGACCTGGTGAAGTGGGTTATGTTAAGGCTGGAATAAAAACCATACAAGATGCTCGCATTGGTGATACTATTACTTCAGCTACTAAGCCTGCAGAAAAACCTTTACCTGGTTTTAAATTAGTAAAACCTGTTGTATTTGCAGGATTTTATCCTTCTGATCCTAAAGAATATGAAGATTTAAAAGAAGCTTTAATAAAGCTAAATTTAAATGATTCTGCCTTTGTCTTTGAACCTGAAACTTCGGCAGCTTTAGGTTATGGTTTTAGATGTGGTTTCCTTGGTATGTTGCATATGGAGATTGTACAAGAAAGATTGGAAAGAGAGTTTAACCTTTCTGTAATTAGCACTTCTCCTTCCGTAGTTTATAAAGTAGAATTGACTGATGGCAAAACAATAGAAGTTGATAATCCTGCTAAGTTACCATCTCCAGTAAAAATTAAAAGAATACTTGAGCCTATTGTTAAAGCAGAAATTCATGTGCCACTTGAATTTTTAGGTAATATTATACGTCTTTGTGAAGAAAGGCGAGGCAGACAAATAGAAATGAAATTTATATCAGAAAAACACGTTATTCTTATTTATGAATTGCCTTTTGCTGAAATATTAACAGATTTTTATGATAGGTTAAAATCATTAAGTCGAGGTTATGCTTCTTTTGATTATGAAATTATAGGTTATAAAGAATCGCCTCTTATTAAATTAGATATCCTTATTAATGGTCAGCCTGTAGATGCCCTTTCTCTTATTGTTCATAAAGAAAAGGCATATTATCAGGGGAAAAAGCTTGTAGAACGTTTAAGAGATTTAATTCCTCGCCAATTATTTGAAGTCATTATTCAAGCAGCTATTGGAGGAAGAATAATTGCACGTGAACGTATACCTCCATTACGTAAAGATGTAACAGCAAAATGTTATGGTGGGGATGTTACTCGTAAAAGGAAACTTTTAGAAAAGCAAAAAGAGGGGAAGAAGCGTTTAAAACAACTTGGATTAGTTACTATTCCACAAGAGGCATTTTTAACAGTATTTTCAAGAGAAAGGGGATAA
- a CDS encoding ROK family protein: protein MKGFIGFDIGGTNLRCGLISENGEIIDFYKEPTEAKKGVKTVVEKIYNLIRKIKNSYSEINLLGIGIGIAGILRPKEGIVCFSPNLPGWRNISLVSTLKENLPNLPIFIENDANLIALGEAWQGAGRGKKNFFLLTLGTGVGGGIVYENRLFSGYSSAAEIGHMKIDPNGERCLCGRKGCLETFASAGWLVRRAEKHIKAGMPSILNKKEKFTAKDVFTAAKRGDILANYLFYLVGWALGIGIANLCNIFGFNTVIIGGGMSDAWDAFIGPLKETLMYELLSINYGEVEILKTKLGDMAGIYGACYLVKQKLGNESEKY, encoded by the coding sequence ATGAAGGGTTTTATTGGTTTTGATATAGGAGGCACAAATTTACGTTGTGGTTTAATATCAGAAAATGGAGAGATTATTGATTTCTATAAAGAGCCTACTGAAGCCAAAAAAGGTGTAAAAACTGTTGTTGAAAAAATTTATAATCTTATAAGAAAAATAAAAAATTCTTATTCAGAAATAAATCTTTTAGGTATAGGTATTGGTATTGCTGGAATATTAAGACCAAAAGAAGGTATTGTTTGTTTTTCTCCCAATTTACCAGGTTGGCGCAATATTTCTCTTGTTTCTACTCTAAAAGAAAATTTGCCAAATTTACCTATTTTTATTGAAAATGATGCTAATCTTATTGCTTTAGGAGAAGCCTGGCAAGGGGCAGGTAGAGGAAAGAAAAACTTTTTTTTACTTACATTAGGTACTGGTGTAGGTGGAGGTATTGTTTATGAAAATCGTCTTTTTAGTGGTTATTCTAGTGCAGCAGAAATTGGTCATATGAAGATTGATCCAAATGGAGAAAGGTGTCTTTGTGGACGTAAAGGATGTCTTGAAACATTTGCTTCAGCTGGTTGGCTTGTCAGAAGGGCTGAAAAACATATTAAGGCAGGCATGCCTTCAATTTTAAATAAAAAAGAAAAATTTACAGCTAAAGATGTCTTTACGGCTGCTAAAAGAGGTGATATTTTAGCTAACTATTTATTCTATTTAGTTGGTTGGGCTTTAGGAATAGGAATCGCCAATTTGTGCAATATATTTGGGTTTAATACTGTTATTATTGGTGGTGGAATGAGTGATGCTTGGGATGCATTTATAGGCCCTTTAAAAGAAACATTAATGTATGAATTATTATCTATTAATTATGGGGAAGTAGAGATTTTAAAAACAAAATTGGGAGATATGGCTGGTATTTATGGCGCATGCTATTTAGTGAAACAGAAGCTGGGAAATGAAAGTGAAAAATATTAG
- the trpD gene encoding anthranilate phosphoribosyltransferase: MLKGILGKLVEGKDLDKDEMTYFMSAIMEGKATPAQIGAFLVALRMKGETITEITSAAKVIRDKAYKIEVKRDKPLVDTCGTGGDGKNTFNVSTVTAFVVAGAGLKVAKHGNRSVSSHCGSADVIEALGINLELDIKKVARCIDEIGIGFLFAPKFHPAMKYALSPRRELGLRTIFNILGPLTNPAKTTHQVIGVYDKKWLSPLAHVSKNLGLKGAMIVHGEGGYDEITITGKTYIAELKEGEIFEYEINPKSFGLNIASEEEIKGKDREYNAQLLKDILLDKEKGAKYDMVLLNAAAVFKITNLVKNWEDGIDLAKEVIKSKKAYEKLEKLIKMAK, encoded by the coding sequence ATGTTAAAGGGTATTTTGGGGAAATTAGTTGAAGGTAAGGATTTAGATAAGGATGAGATGACTTATTTTATGTCAGCCATAATGGAAGGAAAGGCTACACCAGCCCAAATTGGTGCATTTTTAGTAGCATTACGTATGAAAGGTGAGACAATAACTGAGATTACATCTGCAGCAAAGGTTATAAGGGATAAGGCATATAAAATAGAAGTTAAAAGAGATAAACCTTTAGTAGATACATGTGGCACTGGAGGTGATGGAAAGAATACTTTTAATGTCTCAACAGTTACTGCCTTTGTTGTAGCGGGAGCTGGATTAAAGGTAGCTAAACATGGGAACCGTTCTGTCTCAAGCCATTGTGGGAGTGCTGATGTCATTGAGGCTTTGGGTATAAATTTAGAATTAGATATAAAAAAAGTAGCAAGGTGCATTGATGAAATAGGTATAGGATTCCTTTTTGCCCCAAAGTTTCATCCAGCCATGAAATATGCCCTTTCTCCTAGAAGAGAATTGGGATTACGCACAATTTTTAATATTTTAGGTCCTCTTACCAACCCAGCAAAAACTACCCATCAAGTAATAGGAGTATATGATAAAAAATGGCTTTCTCCATTAGCTCATGTTTCAAAAAATTTAGGTTTAAAGGGGGCTATGATTGTTCATGGTGAAGGTGGATATGATGAAATTACAATTACAGGAAAAACATATATTGCTGAATTAAAGGAAGGAGAAATATTTGAATATGAAATTAACCCAAAATCTTTTGGTTTAAATATAGCTTCTGAAGAGGAAATAAAAGGTAAGGATAGAGAATATAATGCTCAATTATTAAAAGATATTCTTTTAGATAAAGAAAAAGGAGCAAAATATGATATGGTGTTGCTTAATGCAGCGGCTGTATTTAAAATCACTAATTTAGTTAAAAATTGGGAAGATGGTATTGATTTGGCTAAAGAGGTTATAAAGAGTAAAAAGGCTTATGAAAAATTAGAGAAATTGATAAAAATGGCAAAATGA
- a CDS encoding aminodeoxychorismate/anthranilate synthase component II, producing MLVVIDNYDSFTYNLVQYFEVLGKKVTVFRNDQIKIKELEDLKPDYLVISPGPCTPEKAGISIEAIRHFAGKIPILGVCLGHQSIAAAFGGRIIQAKHIMHGKTSNIFHDEKTIYKGLKNPFIATRYHSLAVERQSLPSCLEVSAISEDDEIMGIRHKEYTIEGVQFHPESILTEDGLKLLENFLNLK from the coding sequence ATGTTAGTAGTTATAGATAATTATGATTCATTCACTTATAATTTGGTTCAGTATTTCGAAGTGCTTGGTAAAAAAGTAACAGTTTTTAGAAATGATCAAATAAAGATAAAAGAATTAGAAGATTTAAAACCAGATTATTTAGTTATTTCACCTGGTCCTTGTACACCTGAGAAGGCAGGTATTTCTATAGAAGCTATTCGACATTTTGCTGGAAAAATTCCTATTCTTGGTGTATGTTTGGGACATCAGTCTATTGCTGCTGCCTTTGGGGGTCGAATTATTCAGGCAAAGCATATTATGCATGGGAAGACTTCAAATATATTTCATGATGAAAAAACTATTTACAAAGGGTTAAAAAATCCATTTATTGCCACTAGATACCATTCTCTTGCTGTTGAAAGACAAAGTTTACCTTCCTGTTTAGAAGTTAGTGCTATAAGTGAAGATGATGAAATTATGGGCATTCGTCATAAAGAATATACAATAGAAGGGGTACAATTTCATCCTGAGTCCATTCTTACAGAAGATGGTTTAAAATTACTTGAAAATTTTTTAAATCTAAAATGA
- the trpE gene encoding anthranilate synthase component I, with protein MFIPGIEEFKTLAKEYNLVPVYKELLADIETPVSTYLKLKDKGFSFLLESVERGERFGRYSFIGLNPLLIVFYEIPEIKIKQKEKEKKFLQVNDPLPILRQILSTFRLAKVAGLPRFQGGLVGYFSYDVVRCWERLPSISKKDTNIPEAIFVLPQELIIFDHVSHKMKIVNFVLIEEGKNAEFLYNEAKKRIESRIDCLASPLKYPTSLFILSEVKSNFTPSSFMEAVKKARDYIIAGDAIQVVLSQRLEVDFEGEDFSIYRALRSLNPSPYMFYLNFGELKLIGASPEILVRLEKDIITVRPIAGTRPRGKTEEEDKALEKELLADPKERAEHIMLVDLGRNDVGRVAKGGSVKVTELMVIERYSHVMHIVSNVIGELKKGEDAFTVLKATFPAGTVSGAPKVRAMEIIEELEPTKRGPYAGAVGYFSFSGEMDFCITIRTIVAWKNKLYIQVGAGIVADSIPQREYEETINKAKAMLKAIEWTKNGL; from the coding sequence ATGTTTATACCAGGAATTGAGGAATTTAAAACACTAGCCAAAGAGTATAATCTTGTTCCTGTTTATAAAGAATTATTAGCAGATATTGAAACACCAGTATCAACTTATTTAAAGCTAAAAGATAAAGGTTTTTCATTTCTTTTAGAAAGTGTTGAAAGAGGAGAAAGATTCGGTCGTTATAGCTTTATTGGTTTAAATCCACTTCTTATTGTTTTTTATGAAATTCCAGAAATAAAAATTAAGCAAAAAGAAAAAGAAAAAAAGTTTTTGCAAGTAAATGACCCACTCCCCATCTTAAGACAAATTCTCTCTACATTTCGCTTAGCCAAGGTAGCAGGACTTCCTCGTTTTCAAGGAGGACTTGTAGGATATTTTTCTTATGATGTTGTGCGTTGTTGGGAAAGACTTCCCTCAATTTCTAAAAAAGACACAAATATTCCTGAGGCTATATTTGTTTTACCACAAGAATTAATTATTTTTGATCATGTCAGTCATAAAATGAAAATAGTTAATTTTGTATTAATAGAAGAAGGAAAAAATGCTGAATTTCTCTATAATGAAGCTAAAAAACGTATTGAATCAAGAATAGATTGTCTAGCTTCTCCTTTAAAATATCCTACTTCTCTTTTCATTCTTTCAGAAGTAAAATCCAATTTCACTCCATCTAGTTTTATGGAAGCAGTTAAAAAAGCACGGGATTATATTATAGCAGGTGATGCTATTCAGGTTGTGCTTTCGCAGAGATTAGAAGTGGATTTTGAAGGAGAGGATTTTAGTATTTATCGAGCTTTAAGAAGTCTCAATCCTTCTCCATATATGTTTTATTTAAATTTTGGAGAATTAAAATTAATAGGGGCTTCACCTGAAATATTAGTAAGGCTTGAAAAAGATATTATTACAGTACGTCCTATTGCTGGTACAAGACCTAGGGGAAAAACAGAAGAAGAGGATAAGGCTTTAGAAAAAGAACTTTTGGCCGATCCAAAGGAAAGAGCCGAACATATTATGTTAGTAGATTTAGGAAGAAATGATGTTGGAAGAGTAGCAAAAGGAGGCAGTGTAAAAGTTACAGAATTAATGGTTATTGAAAGATATTCTCATGTTATGCATATTGTTTCTAATGTAATTGGAGAATTAAAAAAAGGTGAAGATGCTTTTACGGTTTTAAAAGCTACATTTCCTGCTGGTACAGTAAGTGGAGCACCAAAAGTAAGGGCAATGGAAATTATTGAAGAACTTGAACCTACTAAAAGAGGGCCTTATGCTGGAGCAGTAGGTTATTTTAGTTTTTCTGGAGAGATGGATTTTTGTATTACTATTCGCACAATTGTTGCTTGGAAAAATAAGCTTTATATTCAAGTAGGTGCAGGTATTGTAGCAGATTCAATACCTCAAAGAGAATATGAAGAAACTATAAATAAGGCTAAAGCAATGTTAAAAGCAATAGAATGGACGAAAAATGGTCTTTAG
- a CDS encoding glycosyltransferase family 4 protein has protein sequence MRIAQVAPLYESVPPKFYGGTERVVSYLTEELVKQGHEVTLFASGDSVTKARLISPCPKALRLNDCMDSLVHHILMLEQVFQHAHEFDIIHFHIDYIHLPLFRRCLTPFLSTLHGRLDIKDIFPLYREFKEMPFVSISNAQRKPLSFINWVGTVYHGLPKDLYKFRARHGKYLAFLGRISPEKRADRAIKIAEMAGMPLKIAAKVDKVDKEYFEIVIKPMLKSSYVEFIGEIGEKEKNEFLGNAYALLFPIDWPEPFGLVMIEAMACGTPVIAWRCGSIPEVIEDGVNGFIVESLEEAVKAIEKVKRLSRRRCRKIFEERFTSSRMARDYLYLYEKLLREKEPLLKAV, from the coding sequence ATGCGGATTGCTCAAGTTGCGCCTCTATATGAAAGTGTCCCTCCAAAATTTTATGGTGGTACTGAAAGGGTGGTGTCTTATCTTACAGAAGAATTGGTCAAACAAGGACATGAAGTAACCCTTTTTGCCAGTGGTGATTCTGTAACAAAGGCACGTCTTATTTCTCCATGTCCTAAAGCATTGCGATTAAATGATTGTATGGACAGTTTAGTACATCATATTCTTATGCTTGAACAAGTTTTTCAACATGCTCATGAGTTTGACATTATTCACTTTCATATTGATTATATCCATTTACCACTTTTTCGCCGTTGTCTAACACCTTTCCTCTCAACACTTCATGGAAGATTAGATATAAAAGATATTTTCCCACTTTATAGAGAATTTAAAGAGATGCCTTTTGTCTCTATTTCAAATGCACAGCGTAAACCCCTCTCTTTTATAAATTGGGTAGGCACTGTATATCATGGTCTACCCAAAGATTTATATAAATTTCGAGCAAGACATGGTAAATATTTAGCTTTTTTAGGAAGAATTTCTCCTGAAAAAAGGGCAGATAGGGCTATAAAGATAGCTGAGATGGCAGGAATGCCTTTGAAAATTGCAGCAAAAGTAGATAAAGTTGATAAAGAATATTTTGAGATAGTAATAAAGCCTATGTTAAAAAGTTCTTATGTGGAATTTATAGGAGAAATTGGCGAAAAAGAAAAAAATGAATTTTTAGGAAATGCTTATGCTTTGCTTTTTCCAATTGATTGGCCTGAACCTTTTGGTTTAGTAATGATAGAGGCAATGGCTTGTGGTACACCAGTTATTGCTTGGCGTTGTGGCTCTATACCAGAGGTTATAGAAGACGGTGTTAATGGCTTTATTGTTGAAAGTTTAGAGGAGGCAGTAAAAGCAATAGAAAAAGTGAAAAGATTAAGTCGTAGACGTTGTCGTAAAATATTTGAAGAAAGATTTACATCAAGCCGTATGGCAAGGGATTATCTATATCTTTATGAAAAACTTTTAAGAGAAAAAGAACCATTACTCAAAGCAGTATAA